In Amycolatopsis methanolica 239, a single genomic region encodes these proteins:
- a CDS encoding sensor histidine kinase, with protein sequence MSSRSTRTPVRSLRARITLLATGLAAGVSLVLLWLAWTLVGDAVAAVPQMPPGTVVRVDGVNVDAAALATHLRDHARDKMLLAGTIAFCCVVLATAILAWTFTSRVLRPLRDITGTARRLSVESLGERIGEVDARGELAELAQTFDAMLDRLQSAFEAQRHFVANASHELRTPLSVIRTELDVTLADDQADTAELRRMAGVVRDATERANQLVGSLLLLARTDGAGLVVTEPVDLAALVASAWRAVSGEADQRGLKTTFHVEPAWTTGDPALLERIAGNLLENAVRHNVDAGWIEVTTQAGEQWSTLRVRSSGGLVDPQAVDELFEPFRRAGVARTARHGAGLGLSIVRAAVEAHDGLVGAEPVVGGGLSVTVRLPATR encoded by the coding sequence GTGAGCTCGCGCTCGACACGCACGCCGGTGCGCAGCCTGCGGGCGCGCATCACGCTGCTCGCGACCGGGCTGGCGGCCGGCGTGAGCCTCGTGCTGCTCTGGCTGGCCTGGACGCTGGTCGGCGACGCCGTGGCGGCGGTGCCGCAGATGCCGCCGGGCACGGTCGTGCGCGTCGACGGCGTGAACGTGGACGCCGCCGCGCTGGCCACGCACCTGCGCGACCACGCGCGGGACAAGATGCTGCTCGCCGGGACAATCGCGTTCTGCTGCGTGGTGCTGGCCACCGCGATCCTGGCCTGGACGTTCACCTCGCGCGTGCTGCGCCCGCTGCGGGACATCACCGGCACCGCGCGGCGGTTGTCGGTCGAGTCGCTGGGCGAGCGCATCGGCGAGGTCGACGCGCGCGGTGAGCTGGCCGAGCTGGCGCAGACCTTCGACGCGATGCTCGACCGGCTGCAGTCGGCGTTCGAGGCGCAGCGGCACTTCGTCGCCAACGCCAGCCACGAGCTGCGCACCCCGCTGTCGGTGATCCGCACCGAGCTGGACGTCACGCTCGCCGACGACCAGGCCGACACCGCCGAGCTGCGCCGCATGGCCGGCGTGGTGCGGGACGCGACGGAGAGGGCCAACCAGCTCGTCGGGTCGCTGCTGCTGCTCGCCCGCACCGACGGCGCCGGGCTGGTGGTGACCGAGCCGGTCGACCTCGCCGCGCTGGTGGCGAGCGCGTGGCGGGCGGTGTCCGGAGAGGCCGACCAGCGCGGCCTCAAGACCACCTTCCACGTCGAGCCGGCGTGGACCACGGGCGATCCGGCGTTGCTGGAGCGCATCGCGGGCAACCTGCTGGAGAACGCCGTGCGGCACAACGTCGACGCCGGCTGGATCGAGGTCACCACCCAGGCCGGGGAGCAGTGGTCGACGCTGCGGGTGCGGTCCTCCGGCGGACTGGTCGACCCGCAGGCGGTGGACGAGCTGTTCGAGCCGTTCCGCCGCGCGGGCGTGGCGCGCACCGCCCGGCACGGGGCCGGTCTCGGGTTGTCGATCGTGCGCGCGGCGGTCGAGGCGCACGACGGGCTGGTCGGCGCGGAACCCGTGGTCGGCGGCGGGCTGTCCGTCACCGTCCGGCTGCCCGCGACGCGCTGA
- a CDS encoding response regulator transcription factor, which yields MRILVVEDEAPLADAIARGLRREGMAVDVALTGDEGHEKASITRYDVVLLDRDLPGMSGDELCRQIVSSDELTRVLMLTASGTVSDRVEGLSLGADDYLAKPFAFPELVARVRALGRRATPAAPPLLTVGDVELDPAKRTVRRASGPVDLTRKEFGVLEVLMSAKGAVVSSEELLERVWDENADPFTTTVRVTVMTLRKKLGEPGIIETVVGSGYRARDTGPAKG from the coding sequence GTGCGAATTCTGGTTGTCGAGGACGAGGCGCCGCTGGCGGATGCGATCGCGCGCGGGCTGCGCCGGGAAGGCATGGCGGTGGACGTCGCCCTCACCGGCGACGAGGGGCACGAGAAGGCGAGCATCACGCGCTACGACGTGGTGCTGCTCGACCGCGACCTGCCCGGGATGTCGGGGGACGAGCTGTGCCGCCAGATCGTCTCCTCCGACGAGCTGACCCGCGTCCTCATGCTGACCGCCAGCGGCACGGTCTCCGACCGCGTCGAGGGCCTGTCCCTCGGCGCCGACGACTACCTGGCGAAGCCGTTCGCCTTCCCGGAGCTGGTCGCCCGCGTCCGCGCGCTCGGCCGCCGCGCCACCCCGGCCGCGCCGCCGCTGCTCACGGTCGGCGACGTCGAGCTCGACCCGGCCAAGCGCACCGTCCGCCGCGCGAGCGGCCCGGTCGACCTGACCCGCAAGGAGTTCGGCGTCCTGGAGGTCCTGATGTCCGCCAAGGGCGCGGTCGTCAGCAGCGAGGAGCTGCTGGAGCGGGTGTGGGACGAGAACGCCGACCCGTTCACCACGACCGTGCGGGTCACGGTGATGACCCTGCGCAAGAAGCTGGGCGAACCTGGAATCATCGAGACCGTGGTGGGATCCGGGTACCGGGCACGCGACACCGGCCCCGCGAAGGGGTGA
- the dxs gene encoding 1-deoxy-D-xylulose-5-phosphate synthase, translated as MTLLESVHGPADLKRMGHGQLEHLAGEIRDFLVDKVRRSGGHLGPNLGVVELTLALHRVFDSPKDAIVWDVGHQCYVHKIVTGRHTEFDLLRQQGGPSGYPSREESEHDLVENSHASTALSYVDGLSKAFELAGGGRHAVAVVGDGALTGGMCWEALNNIAAEPGRPVVIVVNDNGRSYSPTIGGFAEHLASLRLQPGYERMLDGGRELLLNTPVVGKPIYAALHAAKAGIKDALSPQEMFSDLKLKYLGPVDGHDIAALEKAFQAAKAFGGPVVVHAVTEKGHGYPPAVNHEADQMHQTDPIDPETGLPKPKGLSWTAVFGDELARIGEEREDVVAITAAMLRSTGLHEFAERHPGRWFDVGIAEQHAMTSAAGLAMGGMHPVVAVYSTFLNRAFDQLLMDVALHRQPVTLVLDRAGITGPDGPSHHGMWDLSLLGMVPGIRVAAPRDAQTLREELREAVAVSDGPTALRFSKGSVTESVPAVERTGVIDVLRRPREGAGADVLLVAVGAFAPLGLAAAERLADQGIGVTVVDPRWVLPVPRELVGLASEHRLVVTVEDSGRHGGFGSALASVLRDAECDVPLRDLAVPQEFLPHASREEVLASVGLTAQDVARRVTEWASNLIGEAQPAAAEAPSE; from the coding sequence CACGGCCAGCTCGAGCACCTGGCGGGCGAGATCCGCGACTTCCTGGTCGACAAGGTCCGCCGCTCCGGCGGCCACCTCGGCCCGAACCTCGGCGTGGTCGAGCTGACCCTGGCGCTGCACCGGGTGTTCGACTCGCCGAAGGACGCGATCGTCTGGGACGTCGGTCACCAGTGCTACGTGCACAAGATCGTGACCGGCAGGCACACCGAGTTCGACCTGCTGCGCCAGCAGGGCGGGCCGTCGGGCTATCCGTCCCGTGAGGAGAGCGAGCACGACCTGGTGGAGAACAGCCACGCCTCCACCGCGCTGTCCTATGTGGACGGCCTGTCGAAGGCGTTCGAGCTCGCCGGCGGCGGGCGGCACGCGGTCGCGGTCGTCGGGGACGGCGCGCTGACCGGCGGCATGTGCTGGGAGGCGCTGAACAACATCGCCGCCGAGCCGGGCCGTCCCGTGGTGATCGTGGTCAACGACAACGGCCGGTCCTACTCGCCGACGATCGGCGGGTTCGCCGAGCACCTGGCCTCGCTGCGGCTGCAGCCGGGCTACGAGCGCATGCTCGACGGCGGGCGCGAGCTGCTGCTCAACACGCCGGTGGTGGGCAAGCCGATCTACGCGGCGCTGCACGCGGCGAAGGCCGGCATCAAGGACGCGCTGAGCCCGCAGGAGATGTTCTCCGACCTCAAGCTGAAGTACCTCGGCCCGGTCGACGGCCACGACATCGCCGCGCTGGAGAAGGCGTTCCAGGCGGCGAAGGCGTTCGGCGGGCCGGTCGTCGTGCACGCGGTCACCGAGAAGGGTCACGGTTACCCGCCCGCGGTGAACCACGAGGCCGACCAGATGCACCAGACCGACCCGATCGACCCGGAAACCGGGCTGCCCAAGCCGAAGGGCCTGAGCTGGACCGCGGTGTTCGGGGACGAGCTGGCGCGCATCGGCGAGGAGCGCGAGGACGTCGTGGCGATCACCGCCGCGATGCTGCGCTCGACGGGGCTGCACGAGTTCGCCGAGCGGCACCCGGGCCGCTGGTTCGACGTGGGCATCGCCGAGCAGCACGCCATGACCTCGGCCGCCGGCCTCGCGATGGGCGGCATGCACCCGGTGGTCGCGGTGTACTCGACGTTCCTCAACCGGGCGTTCGACCAGCTGCTGATGGACGTCGCGCTGCACCGCCAGCCGGTCACGCTGGTGCTGGACCGGGCCGGCATCACCGGGCCGGACGGGCCGAGCCACCACGGCATGTGGGACCTGTCGCTGCTGGGCATGGTGCCCGGCATCCGGGTCGCCGCGCCGCGCGACGCGCAGACGCTGCGCGAGGAGCTGCGGGAGGCGGTGGCGGTGTCCGACGGGCCGACCGCGCTGCGGTTCTCCAAGGGCAGCGTCACCGAGTCGGTGCCCGCGGTGGAGCGGACCGGTGTGATCGACGTGCTGCGGCGGCCGCGGGAAGGCGCGGGGGCCGACGTGCTGCTGGTCGCGGTGGGCGCGTTCGCGCCGCTCGGGCTGGCCGCTGCCGAACGGCTGGCCGACCAGGGCATCGGCGTGACCGTCGTCGACCCGCGGTGGGTGCTGCCGGTGCCGCGCGAGCTGGTCGGCCTGGCGAGTGAGCACCGGCTGGTCGTGACGGTCGAGGACAGCGGCAGGCACGGCGGTTTCGGCAGCGCGCTGGCATCCGTGCTGCGGGACGCCGAGTGCGACGTGCCGCTGCGCGACCTGGCCGTGCCGCAGGAGTTCCTGCCGCACGCTTCGCGCGAAGAGGTGCTCGCCAGCGTCGGCCTGACGGCGCAAGACGTCGCGCGGCGCGTGACGGAGTGGGCGTCGAACCTGATCGGCGAGGCGCAGCCCGCCGCGGCGGAGGCCCCGAGCGAGTGA